In the genome of Gloeotrichia echinulata CP02, one region contains:
- a CDS encoding beta-ketoacyl synthase N-terminal-like domain-containing protein gives MSAYSIDTALAELESQISSCEKALIRFIEEKKVRPEQSMSINKINRQLQQNPIAIIGMASLFPKSRNLQEYWRNIVNKVDCITDVPDTHWSVEDYYDPNPRTPEDKTYCKRGGFIPEVEFNPMEFGIPPSILEVTDVSQLLSLVVAKEAMEDAGYGDNREFSRENIGVILGVAMAKQLGMPLSARLEYPIWEKALKSSGLSDEDTQKIVEKIKSAYVKWDENAFPGMLANVVAGRIANRLNFGGMNCVVDAACASSFGALKMAISELVEHRSDMMLTGGVDTDNTIMAYISFSKTPAVSPGENVRPFDAKSDGMMLGEGIGMIVLKRLEDAERDNDKIYAVIKGIGTSSDGRYKSIYAPRKEGQITALRRAYEDAGFSPATVGLMEAHGTGTMAGDPTEFGSLRDFFNEEDTKKQHIALGSVKSQIGHTKAAAGAASLIKTALSLHHKILPPTINITEPNPKLNIKNSSFYLNTETRPWIRAEGEAPRRAGVSSFGFGGTNYHVVLEEYTAEQHQAYRLHSVPSLVLLFAETAAQLVAKCEETLNKLQSQGGDRHYAELIQECQSQVIPQPAARVGFVAENLQETCKLLQISLDWLKLKGSAASWEHPQGIYYRASGMDLSGKVVSLFSGQGSQYLDMGREVVMNFPQMRRLYSSMDSLLLQDNLQPVSEIVFPHPVFEEAEKNAQMAGLQRTEYAQPAIGVFSAGLYSILQKAGFKSDFVAGHSFGELTALWAAGVLSEQDYLFLVKSRGQAMAAPEDPDHDAGSMLAVKEEISKVEAVVKNFPQVAIANFNSPTQVVLAGPTAEIDKVRQALQDLGYAAVLLPVAAAFHTPLIAFAQKSFAIATKSVNFKAPQIPVFSNVTGRHYPKEAQGIQKILESHLSNSVLFKQEIENIYAAGGTCFVEFGPRRILTNLVKDILGDRPHFTVSLNPSIQKNSDRSLREAVVQLRVLGLSLTNLDPYQLPPALPAPENDKKKALTVRLNGINYRSEKTKNAFAQALQNGHQVKQAQAKQPTLELAETAPSLANLQTAAPTFPMNGGNGHKKTASVPTPIVTSVTQEPQKPQMNPATLTHQPAQESKMQPTPEKLLNDQRVLQSLEHLLTQFQQNQSENLQLHGQYLNHQMEYAKTFFQLMQQQNSVFAQSKSDTETAKLKLVVMESLERSMMQFHSQQGETLRIHEQYLQEQIEYAHNFFQLIQQQYSQLLSGGVVIQPVAPIAKIVEISPVVEAPIAKIVEPAPVVEAPIAKIVEPAPVVEAPIAKIVEISPVVEAPIAKIVEPAPVVEAPIAKIVEISPVVEAPVTPTTTVPITSATDLAQIGQDLLEITSEKTGYPIEMLEMDMDMEADLGIDSIKRVEILGGLQELYPSLPKPNLEELAEKRTIGQVVEYLQSHASRSVSVEIAIHEVQQAAEIAPVVTPSEPVVDQVFTPVSAPVSEIVAFSTEPETANVNDYADLGQNLLNITSEKTGYPVEMLEMEMDMEADLGIDSIKRVEILGAMQEMYPNLPKPNIEELGDLRTIGQIVDYLQQLAGGEKKKSQFEFDDKPIEVEAEPEEEEEEDVDHNVQRRPAKLKFLPSPDHLDFSLPEGHISLITDDGSLTTSVVAQSLIDKGWKVVVLSFPQSLIPHQATLPAGAERITLADLSEELLQHKLTAIATNIGTIGAFIHIHPVFQLTNSERIPYLEQEKAIVKHIFFIAKHLKKSLNEAAHYGRSCFCTVTRLDGAFGFEHKTNYGVIGAGLFGLTKTLRWEWPKVYCRAIDLNPSLDAQQSAKHIIAELHDSNLYISEVAYGSQGRVTLTSSVE, from the coding sequence ATGTCTGCTTATTCAATTGATACAGCCTTGGCGGAATTGGAATCCCAGATCAGCAGTTGTGAAAAGGCTTTGATTAGGTTTATAGAGGAAAAAAAAGTGAGGCCAGAACAATCTATGTCCATTAACAAAATTAACAGACAACTACAACAAAATCCTATAGCCATTATTGGTATGGCGTCTCTATTTCCTAAGTCGAGAAACCTCCAGGAATATTGGCGGAATATCGTTAACAAAGTTGATTGTATTACCGATGTGCCTGATACACATTGGAGCGTCGAAGATTACTATGATCCGAATCCGAGAACACCGGAAGATAAAACCTACTGTAAACGCGGTGGATTCATTCCAGAGGTTGAGTTTAACCCAATGGAATTTGGCATTCCACCAAGCATTTTAGAGGTGACAGATGTATCGCAACTTCTCAGTTTAGTAGTTGCAAAAGAGGCAATGGAAGATGCCGGTTATGGCGATAATCGTGAATTTAGCCGTGAGAATATTGGGGTAATTTTAGGCGTAGCAATGGCAAAACAATTAGGAATGCCATTGTCTGCAAGATTAGAGTATCCGATTTGGGAAAAAGCGCTAAAAAGCAGCGGTTTATCTGATGAAGATACTCAGAAAATTGTCGAAAAAATTAAAAGCGCCTATGTGAAATGGGACGAAAATGCTTTCCCAGGGATGTTAGCTAACGTAGTCGCCGGACGAATTGCTAACCGCTTAAACTTTGGCGGAATGAACTGTGTAGTTGATGCTGCTTGTGCTAGTTCTTTCGGTGCCTTAAAAATGGCAATTAGCGAGTTAGTTGAACATCGCAGTGACATGATGTTGACTGGTGGGGTTGATACCGATAACACCATCATGGCTTACATCTCCTTCAGCAAAACCCCTGCTGTTTCCCCTGGTGAAAATGTCAGACCTTTTGATGCTAAATCTGATGGAATGATGTTGGGTGAAGGTATCGGGATGATTGTCCTCAAGCGTTTAGAAGATGCGGAACGGGACAATGATAAAATCTATGCAGTCATCAAAGGTATCGGCACCTCTAGCGATGGACGTTACAAGAGTATTTATGCTCCGCGCAAAGAAGGTCAAATAACCGCCTTGCGTCGTGCTTATGAAGATGCTGGTTTTTCTCCTGCTACCGTTGGTCTGATGGAAGCGCACGGTACCGGTACTATGGCTGGCGATCCAACAGAATTCGGTTCTTTAAGAGACTTCTTTAATGAAGAGGACACCAAAAAGCAGCACATTGCGCTGGGTAGCGTCAAATCACAAATTGGACATACTAAAGCGGCTGCAGGTGCGGCTAGCCTGATAAAAACCGCTTTGTCTTTACATCATAAAATCTTACCACCGACGATTAACATTACCGAGCCGAACCCCAAACTCAACATTAAAAATTCCTCCTTTTATTTGAACACCGAAACCAGACCCTGGATTCGTGCGGAAGGTGAAGCGCCAAGACGTGCGGGTGTTTCCTCCTTTGGCTTTGGTGGCACCAATTATCACGTGGTGTTAGAAGAATATACCGCCGAACAACACCAAGCTTACCGCTTACACAGCGTTCCTAGTCTTGTATTGCTCTTTGCTGAGACTGCGGCTCAATTGGTGGCAAAATGTGAAGAAACGTTAAATAAGTTGCAATCTCAAGGCGGAGACAGGCATTATGCAGAATTAATTCAAGAATGCCAATCACAAGTAATTCCACAACCAGCTGCGAGAGTTGGGTTTGTAGCAGAAAATCTGCAAGAGACTTGTAAATTACTGCAAATTAGTTTGGACTGGCTGAAGCTCAAAGGGTCAGCAGCATCCTGGGAACATCCCCAAGGTATTTACTACCGCGCTTCGGGTATGGATTTGTCAGGGAAAGTAGTTTCACTATTTTCTGGACAAGGTTCTCAATACTTGGACATGGGACGGGAAGTGGTGATGAATTTCCCGCAAATGCGGCGCTTGTATAGCAGCATGGATAGTCTGCTACTCCAAGATAATTTACAGCCAGTGTCGGAAATTGTGTTTCCCCATCCCGTATTTGAGGAAGCAGAAAAAAATGCCCAAATGGCCGGTTTACAACGGACAGAATATGCTCAACCGGCGATTGGCGTGTTTAGCGCTGGGTTATATTCTATACTACAAAAAGCGGGATTCAAATCAGACTTTGTTGCTGGACATAGCTTTGGTGAACTTACAGCCCTGTGGGCAGCAGGGGTGCTGAGTGAGCAAGATTACTTATTTCTCGTCAAATCTCGCGGTCAAGCAATGGCTGCTCCTGAAGACCCAGATCATGATGCGGGTAGTATGCTGGCTGTCAAAGAAGAGATCAGCAAGGTGGAAGCAGTTGTGAAGAACTTTCCCCAAGTAGCGATCGCCAATTTTAATTCTCCTACCCAAGTGGTCTTAGCAGGTCCGACCGCCGAAATTGACAAAGTGCGTCAAGCATTACAGGATCTCGGATATGCAGCAGTTTTGCTACCCGTAGCTGCAGCCTTCCACACACCACTAATCGCCTTTGCTCAAAAATCCTTTGCGATCGCCACTAAATCTGTCAATTTCAAAGCGCCCCAAATCCCCGTTTTCAGCAACGTCACAGGTAGACACTATCCCAAAGAAGCCCAAGGAATTCAAAAAATCCTGGAAAGTCACCTGTCAAACTCAGTCTTGTTTAAGCAAGAAATTGAAAATATCTACGCAGCTGGGGGTACATGCTTTGTAGAATTTGGACCTCGGCGAATTCTCACCAACTTAGTCAAAGATATCCTCGGCGATCGCCCCCATTTTACCGTATCCTTGAACCCCAGCATCCAAAAGAATAGCGATCGCTCCCTGCGAGAAGCCGTTGTTCAGTTGCGCGTGCTTGGTTTATCCTTAACAAACCTCGATCCTTACCAACTACCACCCGCACTTCCCGCACCAGAAAACGACAAAAAGAAAGCGTTAACTGTGCGTTTAAACGGGATTAATTATAGATCCGAAAAAACCAAAAACGCTTTTGCACAAGCTTTGCAAAATGGACATCAAGTCAAGCAAGCTCAAGCAAAGCAGCCAACTTTGGAACTTGCGGAAACTGCGCCTTCCTTAGCCAATTTACAGACTGCGGCACCAACCTTCCCCATGAACGGGGGTAATGGACATAAAAAAACAGCGAGCGTTCCCACCCCAATAGTAACCAGCGTTACTCAGGAACCCCAAAAGCCTCAGATGAATCCTGCGACCCTTACACATCAACCAGCACAGGAATCGAAGATGCAACCAACACCAGAAAAACTTCTGAATGATCAACGGGTTCTACAAAGTTTAGAACACCTTTTGACACAGTTTCAACAAAATCAAAGCGAGAACTTACAACTTCACGGACAATATCTCAATCATCAGATGGAATACGCTAAAACGTTTTTCCAACTAATGCAACAGCAGAATTCCGTATTTGCTCAAAGTAAATCTGACACAGAAACTGCCAAACTAAAGCTAGTTGTGATGGAAAGCTTAGAGCGGAGTATGATGCAGTTTCATAGCCAACAAGGTGAAACCCTACGCATCCATGAGCAATATCTCCAAGAACAGATAGAATACGCTCACAACTTTTTCCAACTCATTCAACAACAGTATTCCCAGTTGCTTTCTGGTGGGGTGGTGATTCAACCTGTAGCGCCCATCGCCAAAATTGTCGAAATTTCGCCAGTAGTTGAAGCGCCCATCGCCAAAATTGTCGAACCTGCGCCAGTAGTTGAAGCACCCATCGCCAAAATTGTCGAACCTGCGCCAGTAGTTGAAGCACCCATCGCCAAAATTGTCGAAATTTCGCCAGTAGTTGAAGCACCCATCGCCAAAATTGTCGAACCTGCGCCAGTAGTTGAAGCACCCATCGCCAAAATTGTCGAAATTTCGCCAGTAGTTGAAGCGCCCGTAACACCAACAACAACAGTACCCATAACCAGCGCCACTGATTTAGCCCAAATCGGTCAAGACCTGTTAGAAATTACCAGTGAGAAAACAGGCTACCCCATTGAAATGCTAGAAATGGACATGGATATGGAAGCAGATTTAGGGATTGACTCCATCAAACGGGTAGAAATCTTGGGAGGACTGCAAGAATTATACCCCAGCTTGCCCAAACCGAATTTAGAAGAACTGGCAGAAAAACGCACCATCGGTCAAGTTGTCGAGTATCTGCAATCCCATGCTTCCAGAAGCGTTTCCGTAGAAATAGCCATTCACGAAGTACAACAAGCAGCAGAAATTGCGCCCGTAGTTACCCCAAGTGAGCCTGTAGTTGATCAGGTATTTACCCCAGTCAGCGCCCCAGTCAGCGAAATCGTTGCATTTAGCACAGAACCAGAAACAGCAAATGTAAACGATTATGCAGACTTAGGTCAAAACCTGTTAAACATTACCAGTGAAAAAACAGGCTATCCAGTAGAGATGCTGGAAATGGAAATGGACATGGAAGCCGACCTAGGGATTGATTCCATCAAACGGGTAGAAATCCTCGGCGCAATGCAAGAGATGTATCCAAACCTACCGAAACCCAACATCGAAGAACTCGGAGACTTACGCACAATCGGTCAAATAGTTGATTACCTACAGCAATTAGCTGGAGGTGAAAAAAAAAAGTCTCAGTTTGAGTTTGACGACAAACCAATCGAGGTAGAAGCAGAACCAGAAGAAGAAGAAGAAGAAGACGTAGATCATAACGTCCAACGTCGTCCAGCCAAACTCAAATTTTTACCATCACCAGACCACTTAGATTTCAGCTTACCAGAGGGACACATCAGTTTAATCACCGATGATGGTTCCCTCACCACCTCAGTGGTAGCACAATCCTTGATTGACAAAGGCTGGAAAGTAGTAGTTTTAAGCTTCCCCCAATCCCTCATTCCACATCAAGCGACCTTACCAGCAGGAGCAGAGCGGATCACCTTAGCCGACTTGAGCGAAGAACTACTACAACATAAACTAACAGCGATCGCCACCAACATCGGCACCATTGGCGCCTTCATCCATATACATCCCGTATTTCAGCTAACAAACAGCGAAAGAATTCCTTACCTAGAACAAGAAAAGGCGATCGTCAAACACATCTTCTTCATCGCCAAACATCTAAAAAAATCCCTCAACGAAGCAGCGCATTATGGACGCAGTTGTTTTTGTACAGTAACTCGACTCGATGGCGCCTTTGGATTTGAACACAAAACAAACTATGGAGTCATCGGCGCCGGTTTATTTGGATTAACCAAAACCCTCAGATGGGAATGGCCCAAAGTATATTGTCGCGCTATCGACCTTAACCCCAGCCTCGATGCTCAACAGTCAGCAAAACATATCATAGCCGAACTGCACGACTCCAACCTTTATATTAGCGAAGTTGCTTACGGCAGCCAAGGAAGAGTTACCCTCACCAGTTCCGTCGAATAA
- a CDS encoding ABC exporter membrane fusion protein produces the protein MEPNKESQLFRQSVGRWRIILAASVILATGLVSCYAFSPLWFRASVQPRTKNPPKVTVAKVAITALGRIQPQGKITYLSAPHSINGVRVEKLLHKEGDKVKTGQVLAYLEDYTRATTALQQSLDKLEVAKAELAQVKSGAKTGDINAQKATISRLESQLKGENAAQQATIARIQAQVDNAQTENERYQQLYKQGGISASIADSKALQLKTVQQQLTEAKATLTRTQNTLQDQIKEANARLKSISEVRPVDVELAQTQVKSATTAVKQAKADQDLTYIKSPIDGTILKIHAKSGEIIATSGFAEIGNISQMYVIAEVYQTDIEKVRPGQKATITSPAFSGKLKGTVSEVGWQIDKQSIFSINPGSDTDRKIVQVKISIDNPADSSRVSRLTNLQVDVAIHI, from the coding sequence ATGGAACCAAACAAAGAAAGCCAGTTATTCAGACAAAGTGTAGGTCGATGGCGAATAATTTTGGCAGCTTCTGTTATCTTAGCTACCGGACTAGTATCTTGTTACGCTTTCTCACCACTTTGGTTTCGCGCTAGTGTTCAACCTCGCACCAAAAATCCGCCCAAGGTTACTGTAGCCAAAGTTGCTATTACTGCTTTAGGACGTATACAGCCTCAAGGTAAAATTACTTATTTGTCTGCACCCCATTCAATTAACGGTGTGCGAGTAGAAAAACTCTTGCATAAAGAAGGAGATAAAGTTAAAACTGGGCAAGTATTGGCATATCTAGAAGACTATACTCGTGCTACAACAGCTTTGCAACAGTCCTTAGACAAACTGGAAGTAGCCAAAGCCGAACTAGCTCAGGTAAAATCTGGAGCTAAAACCGGAGACATTAATGCTCAAAAAGCCACAATTTCTCGTTTAGAGTCGCAATTAAAAGGAGAAAATGCTGCACAACAGGCGACAATCGCCCGTATCCAAGCTCAGGTAGACAATGCTCAAACTGAGAACGAACGATATCAGCAGTTATACAAACAAGGTGGTATTTCAGCTTCAATAGCAGATAGTAAGGCTTTGCAACTCAAGACTGTACAACAGCAGCTAACAGAAGCCAAAGCTACCCTAACCCGTACTCAGAACACTCTCCAAGACCAGATCAAAGAAGCCAACGCCCGACTCAAGAGTATTAGCGAGGTGCGCCCTGTCGATGTTGAGTTAGCACAAACCCAAGTCAAGAGTGCTACCACAGCAGTCAAACAAGCAAAAGCGGACCAGGATTTAACTTACATCAAATCTCCCATAGATGGCACAATCTTAAAAATTCACGCCAAAAGTGGAGAAATAATTGCTACTTCAGGATTTGCTGAAATCGGCAATATATCTCAAATGTATGTGATCGCAGAAGTCTATCAAACCGATATTGAAAAAGTGCGTCCAGGTCAAAAAGCCACCATCACCAGCCCTGCTTTTTCGGGAAAATTAAAGGGAACTGTCAGCGAGGTAGGTTGGCAAATTGACAAACAAAGCATCTTCAGTATCAATCCAGGATCGGACACAGATCGTAAAATTGTTCAGGTAAAAATCTCCATCGATAATCCTGCAGATAGTTCACGGGTGTCTCGGTTAACCAACTTACAGGTCGATGTCGCCATTCACATCTAG
- the devC gene encoding ABC transporter permease DevC, whose protein sequence is MNLKIPLAWLQLFQQRIRFLVAVAGIAFIVLLMFIQLGFQDALYSSATAVHQSLRGDLFLVSSQYKSLTSNQSFSRTRLYQTLGFDGVESVSPIYLQFAKLKNPVTSEKYSIYVIGFDPDSSVLNLPEVEQNLDKLKIPDVMLFDRDSRAEFGPIAEDFNQGDTDQTIEIFPFNASTGYRVRVGGLFSLGPSFGVDGNLIVSDSTFMKINPNSRPAEMIDVGVITLKPGANAENILESLQASLPNDVQIFTYQGFIDFEKQYWAIRTPIGFILSLMLIMASVVGVVIVYQILYSNIATQFIAYATLKAIGYPNNYLLNVVLQQALILAFISYIPGFIFAIGLYDFAMKATNLPIIMTVFNALIVLISAVLMCITSGLFAINKLRSADPADIF, encoded by the coding sequence ATGAATTTGAAGATTCCTTTGGCATGGCTACAACTATTCCAACAAAGAATTCGGTTTCTCGTGGCTGTAGCTGGGATTGCTTTTATTGTGCTGCTGATGTTTATTCAGTTAGGCTTTCAAGATGCTCTCTATTCCAGTGCTACTGCAGTACATCAGAGCCTGAGAGGTGATTTATTTTTAGTGAGTTCTCAATATAAATCTTTGACCTCAAATCAAAGCTTTTCTCGCACTCGTTTGTACCAAACTCTGGGCTTTGATGGTGTGGAGTCAGTTAGCCCCATATATTTGCAATTTGCTAAATTAAAAAATCCGGTAACTAGTGAAAAATATTCAATATATGTTATTGGATTTGACCCTGATAGCTCTGTGTTAAATCTCCCAGAAGTCGAACAAAATTTAGATAAATTAAAAATTCCCGATGTCATGCTTTTTGACCGAGATTCTCGTGCTGAATTTGGACCAATTGCCGAGGATTTTAATCAGGGTGATACTGACCAGACAATTGAAATATTCCCCTTTAATGCATCAACTGGTTATCGAGTCAGAGTAGGTGGTTTATTTAGCTTGGGTCCTTCCTTTGGTGTAGATGGCAATTTAATTGTCAGTGACTCAACTTTTATGAAAATCAATCCCAATAGCCGTCCTGCAGAGATGATAGACGTGGGTGTGATCACCCTCAAACCTGGTGCTAATGCAGAGAATATTCTAGAAAGTTTGCAAGCAAGTTTGCCGAATGATGTCCAGATTTTCACATACCAAGGTTTTATTGATTTTGAGAAACAATATTGGGCTATTAGAACACCCATTGGGTTTATACTTAGTCTGATGCTAATCATGGCTTCTGTTGTCGGTGTGGTGATTGTTTATCAAATTCTTTACAGCAATATTGCTACTCAATTCATTGCTTATGCAACCTTAAAAGCTATAGGCTATCCAAATAATTATTTATTAAATGTAGTCCTTCAACAAGCTTTAATCTTGGCATTTATTAGTTATATACCAGGATTTATCTTTGCTATCGGTCTATACGATTTTGCGATGAAAGCCACTAACCTGCCAATTATTATGACGGTTTTCAATGCATTAATTGTCTTGATATCAGCAGTTTTAATGTGTATAACTTCAGGGTTATTCGCCATTAACAAACTCCGTTCTGCTGACCCGGCTGATATTTTTTAG
- a CDS encoding NAD(P)-dependent oxidoreductase yields MNFQNKTILITGIDEFIGWRAAELAIAQGMKVRGLQSSAVQDKKAKDLVGLEVIVGSITDAKIAEKACQGVDIVLHTAQLAQEAGALKDFREVNVDGTINIAKAAKNAGIKTFVHLSSVMVYGFNYPDRVTESGPLSWENNPYCQTKIEAETALLELNNPPDFGITIMRAGDVYGPGSIPWIVRPVHFMRQKLFAYASDGPGVINHVYVDNLIDAIFLAIAKETYGEIFNITDGQETSCKDYFTRLAEISNSPAPMSLGKDEIKLFLKLRVQGQKLFRKKADILPESIDFMTRPYAYSIAKAQSLLNYAPKIDLEQGLRRTQEWLEKTDIEKLMK; encoded by the coding sequence ATGAATTTCCAAAATAAAACCATCCTCATCACTGGAATTGATGAATTTATCGGTTGGCGTGCAGCTGAATTAGCCATAGCGCAGGGTATGAAAGTTAGGGGATTACAAAGTTCTGCAGTTCAGGACAAAAAAGCAAAAGATTTAGTAGGTCTTGAAGTAATTGTTGGTAGTATCACCGATGCGAAAATTGCCGAAAAGGCTTGTCAGGGAGTAGACATCGTTTTACATACGGCTCAACTTGCTCAAGAAGCAGGCGCACTCAAAGATTTTCGTGAGGTAAATGTTGACGGCACGATTAATATAGCCAAAGCTGCAAAAAATGCTGGTATTAAAACCTTTGTTCATCTGTCTAGTGTGATGGTCTATGGTTTTAATTATCCTGATCGCGTGACAGAATCAGGTCCACTATCATGGGAAAATAATCCCTACTGTCAGACCAAAATAGAAGCTGAAACAGCACTATTAGAATTGAATAATCCACCAGATTTTGGTATCACTATCATGCGAGCAGGTGATGTTTACGGACCTGGATCTATTCCTTGGATAGTGCGACCAGTCCACTTTATGCGCCAAAAATTATTTGCTTATGCTAGTGATGGTCCAGGAGTCATCAATCATGTATATGTAGATAACCTAATTGATGCGATTTTTCTGGCGATCGCCAAAGAAACCTACGGCGAAATCTTTAATATCACCGACGGTCAAGAAACTTCCTGTAAAGATTATTTTACACGTTTAGCAGAAATTTCCAATTCACCTGCACCCATGTCTCTGGGAAAAGATGAAATCAAGTTGTTTCTGAAATTGCGTGTTCAGGGACAAAAACTTTTTCGCAAAAAAGCCGATATTCTACCTGAGTCTATAGATTTTATGACTCGTCCCTATGCTTATTCTATTGCCAAAGCTCAAAGCTTGTTAAATTATGCCCCAAAAATTGACCTAGAACAAGGGTTGCGGCGCACACAGGAATGGCTGGAAAAAACCGATATCGAAAAATTGATGAAATAA
- a CDS encoding glycosyltransferase family 2 protein, giving the protein MRNHLPRLSIGLPVYNGDKFLKEAIDSLLNQTFEDFELIISDNASTDKTEEICRAYAAQDQRIRYYRNKTNIGCACNFNQVFELSSCEYFKWAAYDDLHAVNFLSKCIEVLDQDPTIILCHSQVYFIDEHGRFLQNYDIKLKTDSPKPQERFHELLTKHFCYQCYGVVRASALRMTPPMGSYGAADAIFLLRLGLFGRFYEIPEYLFFARSHSQQSLSLFFPDYLSFCTQNNSQKSLSYLPDFYGYAVWFDSANQGKMLFPHWRIFWEFLRSIWIVDLTIYQRLSCHISILIKLKGTEHLLLKDLLKSLSVIWQIWRLSFISKQPIYGESD; this is encoded by the coding sequence ATGCGGAATCATTTACCAAGATTGAGTATTGGGCTACCTGTATATAATGGCGATAAATTCCTCAAAGAAGCCATAGATTCACTTTTGAATCAGACATTTGAAGATTTCGAGTTAATTATTTCAGATAATGCATCAACTGATAAAACTGAGGAAATTTGTAGAGCCTATGCTGCTCAAGACCAACGCATCCGTTATTATCGGAATAAAACAAATATCGGTTGTGCTTGTAACTTCAATCAGGTCTTTGAATTATCGTCATGTGAGTACTTTAAATGGGCTGCTTATGATGATTTACACGCCGTAAATTTCCTCAGTAAATGCATTGAGGTACTTGATCAAGACCCTACGATAATCTTGTGCCATTCCCAGGTATATTTCATTGATGAACACGGTAGATTTCTGCAGAACTACGATATCAAGCTGAAAACCGATTCACCAAAACCACAAGAGCGTTTTCATGAGTTACTTACTAAGCATTTTTGCTATCAATGTTACGGTGTAGTCCGTGCTAGCGCTCTCAGAATGACACCGCCTATGGGTAGTTATGGGGCTGCGGATGCAATTTTCTTATTAAGGCTTGGTCTTTTTGGTCGATTTTATGAAATTCCCGAATATCTATTTTTTGCAAGAAGTCATTCGCAACAATCATTAAGTCTATTCTTTCCAGATTATCTGTCATTTTGTACTCAAAATAATTCCCAAAAATCATTGAGTTATTTGCCAGATTTTTATGGATATGCAGTGTGGTTTGATTCTGCCAATCAGGGAAAAATGTTGTTTCCACACTGGAGAATATTTTGGGAGTTTTTGCGTTCTATCTGGATAGTCGATTTGACTATTTATCAGCGGCTATCCTGCCATATAAGTATCTTGATTAAATTGAAAGGTACAGAACATTTGTTGCTCAAAGACTTACTGAAATCGCTATCAGTAATCTGGCAGATTTGGCGATTATCATTCATCTCCAAACAGCCTATTTATGGAGAAAGTGATTAA
- a CDS encoding DUF2141 domain-containing protein: MLKISHIGSFVFATLASISCAQIVNALPTQTLTVVVNGIEHQKGQICIGVYSKAQGFPSTTSGLAQSACTKITGKTLKQQFFGLKPGTYAVAIVDDQNGDRKLNKDFFGIPTEGFGISNNPTVSVQTGSPEFRDASFLLNKNTTINIILKYSLDS, translated from the coding sequence ATGTTGAAAATATCTCACATCGGTTCATTTGTATTCGCTACTTTAGCGAGTATTAGCTGCGCTCAAATTGTTAATGCTTTACCAACTCAAACACTGACTGTTGTAGTTAATGGTATCGAACACCAAAAAGGTCAGATTTGCATAGGAGTTTACTCTAAAGCACAAGGATTTCCTTCAACTACTTCTGGTTTAGCCCAAAGTGCTTGCACTAAAATCACAGGTAAGACCCTAAAACAGCAATTCTTTGGCTTAAAACCTGGAACTTATGCTGTCGCTATAGTTGACGATCAAAATGGCGATCGCAAACTCAATAAAGACTTTTTCGGTATTCCCACAGAAGGTTTTGGGATTTCCAACAATCCTACAGTGTCTGTGCAAACAGGTTCACCAGAGTTCCGCGACGCCAGCTTTTTACTGAACAAAAATACAACAATCAACATTATCCTCAAATATTCCCTAGATTCATAA